A region from the Triticum aestivum cultivar Chinese Spring chromosome 3D, IWGSC CS RefSeq v2.1, whole genome shotgun sequence genome encodes:
- the LOC123077047 gene encoding probable pectin methylesterase CGR2 isoform X1 — MSRRAVNPGRRASDGGLPTVASLLHHKSRSPSVLTMALLALGVIILIVYFNSGSGGLQIPSFGVTVTSREAVSRAEGSCTSEVIEALPYLKKAYGSAMQKVLHVGPDSCTVVSNLLKEGKEAWGVEPYDLDDADSSCKSLVRKGFVRLSDIKFSLPYRPDSFNLVVVSDALDYLTPRYLNKTLPDLARVSTDGLVIFTGNPGQQKAKVSELPKFGRPAKLRSNSWWTRYFIQTGLTENEGPLKKFEQAASKGNYEPDCQIFHLSS; from the exons ATGTCGAGGAGGGCGGTGAACCCCGGCCGCCGGGCCTCGGACGGGGGCCTGCCCACCGTCGCCAGCCTGCTCCACCACAAGTCGCGCTCGCCCTCCGTGCTCACCATGGCACTGCTCGCCCTG GGAGTGATTATTCTCATCGTCTACTTCAACAGCGGCTCAGGTGGGTTGCAAATTCCCAGCTTCG GTGTAACTGTTACGAGCAGAGAAGCTGTGAGCAGAGCTGAAG GTTCTTGCACATCAGAAGTTATCGAGGCACTTCCTTATCTTAAAAAGGCGTATGGCAGTGCTATGCAGAAGGTTCTCCATGTAGGCCCAGATAGTTGTACAGTAGTTTCTAACTTGTTGAAAGAAGGGAAGGAAGCATGGGGAGTGGAGCCTTATGATTTGGACGATGCTGATAGTAGCTGCAAAAGCCTTGTGCGGAAGGGCTTTGTCCGTTTGTCTGATATCAAGTTCTCTCTTCCATACCGCCCAGATTCTTTTAACCTTGTTGTTGTGTCAGATGCTTTGGATTATCTGACCCCAAGGTATCTGAACAAAACACTTCCTGATTTAGCAAGGGTCTCCACCGATGGCCTTGTTATCTTTACTG GCAATCCAGGACAGCAGAAGGCTAAAGTTTCTGAGCTACCAAAATTTGGAAGACCG GCAAAGTTGCGGAGTAATTCATGGTGGACGCGCTACTTTATCCAGACAGGCTTGACAGAGAACGAAGGACCGTTGAAGAAGTTTGAGCAGGCAGCTTCTAAGGGCAACTACGAACCGGACTGTCAAATCTTCCACCTCAGCTCATAG
- the LOC123077047 gene encoding probable pectin methylesterase CGR2 isoform X2, producing MSRRAVNPGRRASDGGLPTVASLLHHKSRSPSVLTMALLALGVIILIVYFNSGSGVTVTSREAVSRAEGSCTSEVIEALPYLKKAYGSAMQKVLHVGPDSCTVVSNLLKEGKEAWGVEPYDLDDADSSCKSLVRKGFVRLSDIKFSLPYRPDSFNLVVVSDALDYLTPRYLNKTLPDLARVSTDGLVIFTGNPGQQKAKVSELPKFGRPAKLRSNSWWTRYFIQTGLTENEGPLKKFEQAASKGNYEPDCQIFHLSS from the exons ATGTCGAGGAGGGCGGTGAACCCCGGCCGCCGGGCCTCGGACGGGGGCCTGCCCACCGTCGCCAGCCTGCTCCACCACAAGTCGCGCTCGCCCTCCGTGCTCACCATGGCACTGCTCGCCCTG GGAGTGATTATTCTCATCGTCTACTTCAACAGCGGCTCAG GTGTAACTGTTACGAGCAGAGAAGCTGTGAGCAGAGCTGAAG GTTCTTGCACATCAGAAGTTATCGAGGCACTTCCTTATCTTAAAAAGGCGTATGGCAGTGCTATGCAGAAGGTTCTCCATGTAGGCCCAGATAGTTGTACAGTAGTTTCTAACTTGTTGAAAGAAGGGAAGGAAGCATGGGGAGTGGAGCCTTATGATTTGGACGATGCTGATAGTAGCTGCAAAAGCCTTGTGCGGAAGGGCTTTGTCCGTTTGTCTGATATCAAGTTCTCTCTTCCATACCGCCCAGATTCTTTTAACCTTGTTGTTGTGTCAGATGCTTTGGATTATCTGACCCCAAGGTATCTGAACAAAACACTTCCTGATTTAGCAAGGGTCTCCACCGATGGCCTTGTTATCTTTACTG GCAATCCAGGACAGCAGAAGGCTAAAGTTTCTGAGCTACCAAAATTTGGAAGACCG GCAAAGTTGCGGAGTAATTCATGGTGGACGCGCTACTTTATCCAGACAGGCTTGACAGAGAACGAAGGACCGTTGAAGAAGTTTGAGCAGGCAGCTTCTAAGGGCAACTACGAACCGGACTGTCAAATCTTCCACCTCAGCTCATAG
- the LOC123073891 gene encoding putative receptor-like protein kinase At3g47110, producing the protein MKVNTVGKLLLLVLVTFSAHHVVVICSSSFLHGNDTDRLSLLDFKDAISLDPQQAFMSWNDSTHFCNWEGVLCTVKAPRRVVSLNLTSRGLVGQISPSLGNLTFLHSLVLTENTLAGDIPTSLGHLHRLQTLRLNNNTLQGRIPSFANCTELKVFHVAFNNLIGQFPANFPPHLQMLQVSGNNLTGTIPASLANITTLTHITFSYNHISENIPSEFADLSSLQYLYAAVNQLTGRFPQAILNLSTLIGLDLGPNSLSGEVPPNLCASLPNLQILVLAENFFIGNIPSSFTNASNIYDIDLSINNFTGLVPTTIGRLTKLSYLNLGQNQLQANSKQDWEFLDNLGNCTELQMFSLSWNRLSGHVPSSLGNLSNQLQKLYLGENQLSGDFPSGIANLRNLILLSLGANHFTGVVPEWIGTVKTLQLLDLGGNYFTGGIPSSLSNLSQLGWLYLDSNQFIGHIPPSLGNFPMLQCLDIYNNNLSGKIPMEIFKIPTMFILKLSSNNLDGQLPTDIGNAKQLVHLLLSSNKLSGDIPNTLGDCESLEDIELDLNIFSGSIPASLGNISGLKVLNLSANNLTGSISTSLVNLQLLEKLDLSFNHLNGEVPTKGIFKNATIVRIDGNQGLCGGALELHMLACSVMPLNSIRHKRSVMLKIVTPIASMVSLALVIFVLLLWRGKHKRKSVSLPSLATKFPKVSFNNLAKATHGFSTSNLIGRGGYSSVYKGKLVEDGNEVAIKVFNLETRGAQKSFIAECNALRNVRHRNLVHIITACSSIDSNGNDFKALVYELMRGGDLNKLLHSNQDHEGSSDLYLITMAQRISILVDVADVLEYLHHNNEGTMVHCDLKPSNILLDDNMIAHVGDFGLARFKVGSTTSSQCNSSSSSVAVMGTIGYAAPEYARGGQVSTAADVYSFGVVLLEIFIRRRPTDDMFKDGLNIVKFTEISFPDRVLEIVDPQLLQELEETPVALKETSVNCLLPILNIGLCCTKPSPGERITMHEVATKLHGIRDAYLRS; encoded by the exons ATGAAAGTGAATACAGTCGGAAAGCTACTTCTCTTGGTGTTGGTGACTTTCAGTGCACATCATGTGGTTGTCATCTGCAGCTCCTCCTTCTTACATGGGAACGACACAGATAGATTGTCACTGCTTGACTTTAAGGATGCAATCAGTCTCGATCCACAACAAGCCTTCATGTCTTGGAATGATAGCACCCACTTTTGCAATTGGGAAGGTGTCTTGTGCACGGTGAAGGCGCCACGTCGTGTCGTCTCTCTAAACCTTACAAGTCGAGGTTTAGTAGGACAAATCTCTCCTTCACTTGGAAACCTAACATTTCTACATTCTCTAGTCCTGACAGAGAACACACTCGCTGGAGACATCCCAACCTCCCTCGGTCACCTGCATCGCCTCCAAACACTACGTCTGAATAATAACACACTGCAAGGAAGGATACCGAGTTTTGCAAACTGCACAGAGCTAAAGGTGTTTCATGTTGCATTTAACAATCTAATTGGCCAATTTCCTGCAAATTTTCCTCCTCACCTTCAGATGTTGCAGGTTTCAGGTAATAACCTTACTGGCACCATCCCAGCTTCTCTTGCCAATATCACGACACTAACCCACATTACCTTCTCATATAATCACATCAGCGAAAATATCCCAAGTGAGTTTGCAGATTTGTCTAGCTTGCAGTACCTGTATGCGGCTGTCAACCAGCTAACAGGAAGATTTCCACAAGCCATCTTGAATCTTTCTACTCTCATCGGTCTTGACCTTGGTCCCAATAGTCTAAGTGGAGAGGTACCACCAAATCTCTGTGCCTCTCTGCCCAATCTCCAGATACTTGTATTAGCCGAGAACTTCTTTATAGGGAACATTCCTAGTTCATTCACTAATGCTTCCAATATATATGATATCGATTTATCAATCAACAACTTCACCGGATTGGTGCCCACCACGATTGGCAGACTTACCAAACTCTCGTATTTAAATCTTGGACAAAATCAACTCCAAGCTAATAGCAAGCAAGATTGGGAGTTTTTGGACAACTTAGGTAACTGCACTGAGCTGCAGATGTTCTCCTTGAGTTGGAATCGTCTCTCGGGGCATGTACCAAGTTCATTGGGTAACCTTTCCAATCAACTCCAAAAACTATACCTGGGAGAAAATCAACTATCAGGAGATTTTCCTTCGGGCATAGCGAACCTTCGCAACCTTATTCTATTATCATTGGGGGCTAATCATTTTACGGGTGTGGTTCCGGAGTGGATCGGGACTGTTAAAACTTTGCAACTACTAGATTTAGGAGGAAACTACTTCACCGGGGGTATTCCATCATCCTTGTCAAACTTGTCTCAATTAGGATGGCTATATCTAGACTCAAACCAGTTCATTGGTCATATACCACCAAGCCTTGGAAACTTTCCAATGCTTCAATGTTTGGACATTTACAACAATAATCTTAGTGGTAAAATTCCAATGGAGATCTTCAAAATTCCAACAATGTTCATACTTAAATTATCTTCCAACAACCTTGATGGACAACTTCCTACCGACATTGGAAATGCCAAACAACTCGTACATTTGTTACTTTCATCAAACAAGCTATCCGGAGATATTCCAAACACTTTGGGTGATTGTGAAAGTTTAGAAGACATCGAGCTAGACTTAAATATTTTCAGCGGAAGTATTCCTGCTTCATTAGGCAACATAAGCGGCCTCAAAGTTTTGAATTTGTCTGCCAATAACTTAACTGGGTCAATATCAACATCTCTTGTCAACCTACAACTTCTTGAGAAACTAGATTTGTCATTCAACCATCTAAATGGAGAGGTTCCAACAAAAGGGATATTTAAGAATGCAACTATTGTGCGGATTGATGGAAATCAAGGGCTTTGTGGTGGGGCACTAGAGTTACACATGCTAGCATGTTCTGTTATGCCTTTAAATTCAATCAGGCACAAGAGATCTGTGATGCTCAAAATAGTTACCCCAATAGCCAGTATGGTGTCACTTGCTCTGGTCATATTTGTTTTACTTCTTTGGagaggaaaacacaagaggaagtCTGTATCACTGCCATCACTTGCTACAAAGTTTCCAAAAGTTTCTTTCAACAACCTAGCGAAAGCAACACATGGATTCTCAACATCCAACCTAATTGGCAGAGGGGGATATAGTTCTGTatacaaaggaaaactagtggAAGATGGAAATGAGGTCGCCATAAAAGTCTTTAACCTAGAGACAAGAGGAGCGCAAAAGAGCTTCATTGCAGAATGTAATGCGTTGAGAAATGTGCGGCACCGTAATCTGGTCCATATCATAACTGCATGCTCAAGCATAGATTCTAATGGTAATGATTTCAAGGCCCTAGTGTACGAGCTGATGCGAGGAGGTGACTTGAATAAACTGCTACACTCGAACCAGGACCATGAAGGCTCTTCTGATTTGTACCTCATTACAATGGCTCAACGCATAAGCATTTTGGTGGATGTAGCAGATGTACTGGAGTACTTACACCACAACAACGAAGGCACAATGGTTCATTGTGATCTAAAGCCTAGCAACATTCTTTTGGATGACAATATGATTGCTCATGTTGGAGATTTTGGCCTGGCAAGATTCAAAGTTGGTTCAACCACATCATCTCAGTGTAACTCAAGTTCTTCTTCGGTTGCCGTAATGGGAACAATTGGATACGCTGCTCCAG AATATGCAAGGGGTGGTCAAGTTTCAACAGCCGCGGATGTTTACAGCTTTGGTGTCGTTCTCCTCGAGATATTCATTCGAAGAAGGCCAACTGATGACATGTTTAAGGATGGACTAAACATTGTGAAGTTCACAGAGATTAGCTTCCCTGATAGGGTATTGGAGATTGTCGATCCCCAGCTGCTACAGGAATTGGAGGAAACTCCAGTGGCGTTGAAGGAAACAAGTGTAAATTGTCTGCTACCTATTCTAAACATTGGCCTTTGCTGCACCAAGCCATCTCCAGGTGAACGTATCACCATGCATGAGGTCGCTACCAAGCTACATGGAATCAGGGATGCATATTTGAGAAGCTAA